AGGCTATAACTTCTTCCCCAGGCTTGGCTTTCTGGCCTTCTCCAtgctgctctctcctcccctgaGCCTGCCTCATTTTTTAAGAGGTCAGCCTCATTCTAAACTCCTGAGCCTGTCTGGCCCCACCGGCTCTGCCTTGTAGGCTCCATATGCCCTTGCCCCACACGCCaagctcctcccctcccacacacactttgCTTTCCTCCCCAGATCTGGCTTGGTGCCCAGGAGACCTGGTCCCGCTGAGGAACTGCTTTTACAGGGCATGCCCACTGGTCCCGCCCCCGCAGCCCCACACCGACTGCTTCGACCTCCAGCAGGTGGggacggggctggggctggctcctccctgtcccctctgcAGGCTGAGCTGCTGCCCCCACTCTTGGAGAATCTGCTGctgtccccacagccccctcaccctgccctgaGTTATGAAGCTACCCTGCTGCAGCCCTACCTGTTCCATCAGGTGAGCCCTAGacactgccccacccccgccccaatcCCCCAGCCCTGATCTTAACCTGGATCTCTGGTTTTCCACAGTTTGGCTCCCGTGATGGTTCCCGGGGCTCAGAGAGCTCCCCAGGGATGGTCAGTGTTGGCCCCCTGTCCAAGGCTGAACCCCCTGCCCTCTTCAGCAGAACTGCCCCCAAAGGCATGTTTGGGGCTCACTCTGGCCACTCCTATGGGGACCCTCCAGGGCCTTCACCTGCTCAGCTTTTCCAGGAGTCAGGTCTGCTCTACCTGGCCCAGgagctgccagtgcccagcagggccagggcaccAAACTTGCCAGCACAAGGGGCCAGCAGCCAGGCAGAGGACTCCTCAGAGGGCTATGAGGAGGAAGGACTGGAGGGTCTCGGAGAGAAGACTCCTTCCCCAGCAGAGCAGCCAGGTAATAGTCCTCAGCATCTGCCTGTGGAGGCTGCTTTGGGGGGCTATCCTGACTACCCCTATACTTGTTAATTTGTCCTTAAAGCCATTCAAACATTGAACTAGTGTTTACTGACAAACTCATCTATGCCAGGCACTAGGTAGACAGTGTAGGAACAGTGGGGGTGGAGCTGACATGACTCTTTCAGATGGAGAGTCTAGGTGTCCATGGACAGCCTAAGTTTGGTCTTGGCCCCAGGAAGGTCTTTCCCCCAAAGTGTGGACAAGGGCTGGAAGGGGAGAATATTAGTGCCTTGGTGTTTTAGAAAAACCTCTTAAATGTGCTAGTCCCCTCTTACCCCCAACTCACGTATCTGAGTCCTACAAGTCCATTTTGCCAGCAGCCCTTAGCTCTGTGTCTGGCTCCCAGCAGATGTGACTCTGCAGAGACTGGCAGCTGTGCTGGCGGGCTACAGGGTGGAACTGCGTCAGCTGACTCCTGAGCAGCTCTCCACTCTCTCAaccctgctgcagctgctgcccaaGGGTGCAGGACGAAATCTGGGTGAGTGTTCAGGCAGAGAGACCAGCAACGGTCTCGTGCCCCACCTCTCAAGATCAAATGTAGCAGCCTAGAGGGgaagggtcagggtcagggtcagagtTCTTTTGAGACATGGGGTCATTGCCAGCAAAAGGCAGGGAGCAAGGGGGTGCAGTGATGAGCTGAGGGGTTAGACCAGGAAAGGACTAGCAGGTGGAAGTCATGGAAAACGAAGTCAACAGGAGGCGTGAGCAGGAATCAGGAGGCACTGGGAAAGGTAAGTGGATGAAAATGAAGACCTAAAGAGGCCAATTCAAAGAGGGGCGTGGCCAATTCAAAGAAGACAATATTTATGGGTAGAGGGGGAACTGAACAAATAGTTTTGAGAGGTGTGGCCAATGACCGAGGGAAGAGTTAATAAAACAATTAAGAAAGAAGcacagagccctagccagtttggctcagtggatagagcgtcggcctgtggactaaaggattccaggttcgattccaaccaagggcacattcccaggtttcggacttgatccccagtaggggctgagcaggaggcagctgatcaatgattccctctcatcattgatgtttctatctctctcttcctctctgaaatcaatttaaaaaaaaaaaaaaagcaaagagacaTGAGGCCATGCTAAGGATGAGACCAATGATAGAGTCTTGGTCACTGACTGAGAGGAAAGAGCCCACCGCAGGTGTAACAGGCTCAGGCCTCTGGCCCTTCCTGCCATCTGTGTTGTGTGGACCTTGGCCTTGGCCCTTTGCCCAGAGTCTTGTTTTTCCTGTCTCTACAGGAGGGATTGTAAACATTGGAGCTGACATCAAGAAAGTGAGTTCCCATTACCTCTCTGATTCATAAGTGCCCCATGGCAGCAAACCCCCTTGCTGAAATCTAAACCTCAGAATCAGGACCCAGAATCTGTATTCTCCAACCCCTCGTtttggggaaaccgaggcccataGTCATTGCCTAAGTTTCACCTCAAGTTGATGGCAGAGCTCAGACTAGAAGCTAGCATTTCTTGATTCACTGCTTTTTTCAATACAATACAATCATTTGAGATCATGCTCTGAGGAGCCCTAAGGGAAGTGGGGAGCTGTGAGCAGGCAGGTTCTTAATGCTCCTGGAACTTGAGGAGCTCTCTCTGTTTCATGTCTAATATTTTGTTGCTAAATCAGAGTCTAAAAACTACGTATTGACTGCCTATTCACCTTCTACCTACCAAACCACGCTCCCAAGATtccccccactccagccccatCCTGTGGATTATCACAGATCATGTtccactcactcactccttcatttattcatctacTTGGCTTACTTTTTGGGGCGACCTCTCTGTACCTAAACCTGTACTGAGCCCTGAGGATACAGAAAGAAACAAGTCCTAAGCACCACTGTGCTCAAGGTCCAGGGTGTAGACCCCCAGCCCAAACCCACCCCTAGCCCTTCCACTATACAGAGACCATACTTTTATCATCTCTTCTAAACAGACAatggaggagcaggtgcagggtggagacGCAGCGGAGCCTGCACCCCCTACACCCTCCCTGCCTGGAtaccccactgcccaccccatcTCCGATAAAGCCCAGCAGGTGCTGAGCTCTGAGCCCCCCAAAGCTGCTGGCCCCCCTGCCATGCCTGTCCTGATGGAGAAGAAAAGTCCACTGGGCCAGAGCCAGCCCACGGTGGCGGGGCAGCCTTCAGCTCGGCCATCAGCAGAGGAGTATGGTTACATTGTCACTGACCAGAAGTAAGGGCTCCAGCCTGGGGAAGCCTTCCAGTCCCCTGGGGGTTGGGCTGGCTTGCCTGGcaggaagcagagagtagaaaTCCACATGTGAAGTAGACAGGGGGGTGGGCTGCTCTGCACCCTTGGAGGTGGCCTGTTTCAAGAAAGTGGCCAAGAGGGTCTCCAcctcttcctctgcctgctgcccacctCCAGGCCCCTGAGTCTGGCTGTAGGAGTGAAGCTGCTGGAGATCCTGGCTGAGCATGTGCACATGTCCTCGGGCAGCTTCATCAACATCAGGTGGGGCTGCTAtctggctggggaggcagggatcTAGAAAGCAGGTGGCTTGAGTGGGGAGGTGGCTGGAGGAGCtcaagggaggaggggaagagtcCAAGGTAGGGTAAGAGATGCTCCCAGATGTATTGAAGGTACAGCCACACCTAGCCCTGAGGCTGGCCTCATCCAGTGTCTCCCTGGCTTCAAATACCCTTGTAGGGCATCTCTGATTAGCTTCAACCTCACCCTCTAATTGGAAGAGGGTCAGAGCTGGCCTCTCTTTCAGAGTCTTGGGTCTATGGTGGGTGAGGCAGTAACATAGCTCCTATTCGGCAGTGTGGTGGGACCAGCTCTCACCTTCCGCATCCGGCACAATGAACAGAACCTGTCTCTGGCTGATGTGACCCAGCAAGCTGGTAAATCCTGCCTGGCCCTAGCCCCAGCCCTAGTAGGATATACCCAGGCCCATGATTGATGCTCCCTTTGAAATAGTCCAAGTCCACATGGGCTTCGCCTGCCAACTGGCATAGCGTGACATGAGGTGGGGACCagatggggctggagagagcCTGACCTAtgtcctccctgcagggctggtgaAGTCTGAACTGGAAGCACAGACAGGGCTCCAGATCTTGCAGACAGGAGTGGGACAGGTACGAGCTAAATGCACAATCAGTCAAAGCCCTAGAGGGCTGACGTTTCCCACAAGAGGTGGAGGCAAACTTGACAGGAGAACGGGGAGCTGAACCCTCATATACTTGGCTGGCTCACCCACTTCTCCAAAGCAGCCCTTCCCCATGCAGTTTTTTTTCTGGCCAGCAGATGGCCCCAGTGGCTCCTCCCTGCAGGACCAGCCTTCCATATAGAGGAAGGCAGCATGCTTGGCAAGAACTAGTGGAGAGCCTATAGCCTTCAGAGCAATCTCTAAATTCCAAGGGACAACCTTGCACAGAAAAGACATTAAACTCAAACTATATTTCGATTCTTCATCCAACACTGATGCCTCACAGTCTATTCGGTTCCTTGGGTTGTCTCTCCACTTctctagttccatttttaaatgcaaGGACTCCTGGTGGGGTCACCCACTAAGCTTCCAGCAACtcagtgtggctgagttggtcTCATGGGGATTGAGAAGGAGGATTTGGGGTCCATCTGAGCCCTTCTGCCTGTACCACCATGCCTCTGCTCTCCCAGCTTTGCCCCAGGAGTTATCTTAGCAGGGAGTGTGGCATGGGACAGGGGTGAGAAGCAGCTCCTAAATCTCTCCCCAGCATGGCGCCCCTCGATTCTACCTTGTTCCCACAGAGAGAGGAGGCAGCTGCAGCCCTTCCCCGACAGGCCCGCAGTACCTCTCCCATGCGCTCAGTGCTGCTGACTCTGGtggccctggtgggtgtggccgGGCTGCTGGTGGCACTGGCCGTGGCTCTGTGTGTGCGGCAGCATGCTCGGAAGCGGGACAAGGAGCGCCTGGCAGCCCTGGGACCTGAGGGGGCCCATGGCGACACCACATTTGAGTACCAGGTGTGCAGCCCCAGAAGCTTGTCGAGGAGAGGGAATGGAAGGGGCTCAGGAGCCTGGGTCTCACCTGGGATGAGGGTGGGGAGTTGGATGGGGAGTGAGTGCCCATCCCTCGGAATGTTTGGGAGGTGCTGGAGGAGCCCCAGTGGGAGGGTTGTGGAGTGTTTTGAATGGGTTGGAATAGGAAGCAGATGGTCCCTAAGTTCTTCCCAGTTCTACAATTCTGGGGTTCTGGGATCCCACTCTGtaatacaggggtcctcaaactttttaaacagggggccagttcactgtccctcagaccgttggagggccggactatagtttaaaaaaaaactatgaacaaattcctatgcacactgcacatatcttattttgaagtaaaaaaaacaaaatggcaaaaacacccgcttgtggcccgcgggccgtagtttgagaacGCCTGCTGTAATATCTGAGGTTGTCATAGGCACCACCCATGCAGAACAGCCCCCAAAAGGACAAGGGCCAGGACAGAAAGCTCCACCCCAGAGGAGATAGGTGTCATTCAAAATCAATCAAGGATGAGCCTGGGgatccagaattgaacccaggaccctgttGAAAAGGCAACACTTGCACCCCTCTGGATCCTTCCTCTGCAGGACCTGTGCCGCCAGCACATGGCCACAAAGTCCCTGTTCAACCGGGCAGAGGGTCCGCCAGAGCCTTCGCGGGTGAGCAGCGTGTCCTCCCAGTTCAGTGATgcggcccaggccagccccagctCCCACAGCAGCACCCCGTCCTGGTGCGAGGAGCCCGCCCAGGCCAACATGGACATCTCCACGGGACACATGATTCTGGTCAGGACCAGCCTGGGCCCAGAAGGGTGAGGGGCAGGATGGTGGGAGAAGCAGGGCTGACAGAGTGGCCCAGAGCCTGGCTGTGGGGTCCCTGCAGGCATACATGGAGGACCACCTTCGGAACCGGGATCGCTTGGCCCAGGAGTGGCAGGCTCTGTGTGCCTACCAGGCAGAGCCCAACACCTGTGCCACCGCCCAGGGGGAGGGCAACATCAAAAAGAATCGTCACCCAGACTTCCTGCCCTGTGAGTGAGTCCTGCTGGCTGACCTCTCTCTGCTGGGCATTCTGGAGGGTGTGGGGGAAGAGGCTGGGCTCCTGGTTCAAACTAAGTGGCAGAAATGCCAGGACCCCAATAACTGGAGGGGCACCTGGGGTGGGATACTGGGTCTGTGCAGATGATCACGCCCGCATCAAGCTGAAGGTGGAGAGCAGCCCTTCTCGGAGTGATTACATCAACGCCAGCCCCATTGTGAGTGGTCCTGGctcctggccccacctctgccccatttttattcttttcccatAAACTCCATTCCCGTATGATCACCACCCACCCCACCTGAGGCCCTGGAATTGTGGGGCCTGATATCCTAACATGGAAATGGGGAGTTCTCAGGCTTCCCCagaccctggcctgctccctttGACCAGCCCTTTCCACAGAGGCGTTTCCCATTCTGGCTCATGGTGTATCTTCCCTGCCCTCAGATTGAGCACGACCCTCGGATGCCAGCCTACATCGCCACACAGGGCCCGCTGTCCCATACAATCGCAGACTTCTGGCAGGTGGGCTCTTGGAGGGAGAGCTTCTCCAGGTCCCAGGGAGTTTGGAACGGAGCTTACCTGAGTCTCTGTCCCTAGATGGTGTGGGAGAGTGGCTGCACTGTCATCGTCATGCTGACCCCCCTGGTAGAGGATGGTGTCAAGCAGTGTGATCGCTACTGGCCAGATGAGGGCTCCTCCCTCTACCACATATATGAGGTCAGCAGGACCCCACGGACAGGGGACAATGGGAGTGGGGAACGTGGAGGATAAGCATTCATACACGTATGAATATAGaggtatatacacatacatatgcatacacacatatactcacataCAGTCTAGGGCCCAGAAGCATTTTTAAGGACTTATCATGAACGTtacagaaataaaactataaaactgctGAAACTGAGGCAAGAAGTTAAGAGCCAAGAGACAGGGAAGATAAGTATGCCCAAAGCCCGTGATTTCAGACCTACTTCAATAATACTTTAAGCCCAACCTAGCTCCGAGTTCCCTGGAAGccaaagtaaagaaagaaataccATTTGTCACATGTGGCTTATGAAAAATAGGAACATGCTTTTCCTTTAGGAGAGAGGATCGGTAGGGAACTGAGGCAAAGCAGGGGATGGGAGAACCAATTCCCAATGGGAGGGTCCCCCTGTATGACACCAAGAGCACCACAGAAGCTTCTCGTCACCAGACGAACACTAGTCTTTCTTAAAAAGTTTTTGTATTGGTCTTGCTCATAGTTAAAGAAAAAGTGTCAAATGAAAATATTGCAGAATTTCAGTTTATATGTGTGTGGCACAGACACTTTCCTACACTatgtgaggaagaggaaggagaaactgGCCTCAAGAAGCTCATACTAGTTATGTCTGGGTGGAAAAGCCACCAGTTGCCCTAAGCCGTAGGTAAGTGACACAGGCAGCTAGGATTCTCGGGCACAGCTGGGAAACTGGGGCAGGTGGTTGGGTAAGCTTCTTGAGGATTCAGAATTTGAAGGGGCCGATGAGGCTGGGAGGATTTGGAGAAGCCAAGGAGCGAGCACGCAGACAGGGGAAGGGCCTGAGGTGCTCAGACCCGGACCCCATTCCTGGGCAGGTGAACCTGGTGTCTGAGCACATCTGGTGCGAGGACTTCCTGGTGCGGAGCTTCTATCTGAAGAACGTGCAGACCCAAGAGACGCGCACCCTCACGCAGTTCCACTTCCTCAGCTGGCCGGCAGAGGGCACTCCGGCCTCCACTCGGCCCCTGCTGGACTTCCGCAGGTGAGCTCCCTGGATGTTGCTGGCCCCGGCGATCAATGGGGCGTCCTGAGGGAGGCTCCAAAGAGCCGGGGATCAGGAGGCTGCGATCTGGGTTCCCCACGTTCTAGCCCACCAGATCCTCCTGGCCTTGGGAGACAGACCCTCCCTGACTCAGAGCCTGGCCTCATCTCCAGCTCCCCCTTCCAAAGGGCCCCAAACCAGGACTGATGCTCTCTTTCCGTGCCCATCCCTCCACCCTTGTGGTCCAGCTCCATTTCTTCTCTATCAGATGTTCTGCTGTCTCTCTCTCAGGCCCTTTTTCTCCCCTGCCTCTCTGTCTAGCTCCTTCTTATTTACCTACTTCTCCCAAGAGAGGCTCACCTTATTTctggctcctcccctctccttctctctctctacttgGCCCCTGCCTCCTGGCTCTCCGGTTTCCTCCTGTCCTGCTCTTCCTGGCCTCTGGCACTGTCTCGGTGTCTGCTGTCCCTTCTCTATCTCTTACTCCTCCTGCCCATCTcccctctttatccctctctGCCTCTTTGCCTctattatttctctttccctctgtctttccctcccttccctttcctctccactctccctctcctcatttttttaatctctgtatCACTGTCTCACTCTTACCCTCTAGCCCATTTCTAACTGTACCCTTTCTTGTTCCCAACCATCTTTTTCTTCACTTCCCTCCCATCTGCCTCTTTTGTCTGTCCTCCCCCTCTTTGTCTCTATAtgtctccatctccccctccctttgtctgtctccccttctctgtccttccctctcccctccctcttctgcctctctctctctctctctctctctctctctctctctcacacacacacacacacacacacacacacacacacagctgccagTGTCATTTTTGTGATCTGCAGCTAGTATTCTCACTCCAGTTGCATAGTCACAAAAGTGATCATTGGCAGGTGTGGCTGCTGCATGGACAAGACAGACAGAACACAGGGTTCAGGGACCACCCCAAAGGCTGCTGGGAGAGCTGGGGTtagggagacacagagaagggACAAATCAAAGGGAGTGCCCGAGGATCTCTGGATTCTTGGGGACTcaggggaatggggtgggggctgggacagGAAGCTGAGGGACTCACCCTGTCCTGACACCAAAGCCACAACCAGGGCAGGCTTCAGCTTCCTGTGCTTTCCTCTCCCCAGACAGGTGGCTGAAGCCTGTCACACTGGCAGGGCCTCCCCCGCGCTGTGGCCTCCTCCTGCTTCTTTGCCCCTTGCCAGGCTAGCCTGAGGTCTCTAGAtgctgggcagagagcagaggagcAGAGGTGGGTGAAGACCCGGGGAGAGTTTCTGAGCCTCAGAACAATGGTTTCTAACTGAGACCCATTGGGCCTGAGGCACTGGCTTCTCAAAACCAAGGCCAGGGGCATCAGAGCTATTTCCtgttttccacattttaaaaatctttctagaACATGGACCCATTTTAAGGCTGCCCAGGTAAGCTAAAAAGTTATGTTCCTTTGCTTTAGGCTGAATTATGTAAACCCTGTTTGCATTAGGCACCCAGAACAAATTAAGTGCTACTTAATATAGTATTTATTGAACCAGAGGGAAGTCTCAGAAAGTGACCCCAAGCAAGTTCATTGACCTACCTCTGTTTCCTTACCTGTGCAATGAGATGATGACCCAGCCATACTTTAGTGGATTGTGGCAAGAATCAAAAGGATAAAGTCTGAAAAATCTAGTTTAAGTGCCGGCACATAGCAAGGCTCAATTCTCAATactgtttattatcattatcattattattagatGGTTGGGAACCACTACTGCAACTTCTGTTCAACCCCGGCCCTCTGACGTGTGAACGAATGTGCTAGAAAACTATGTGGACTCCTTTAAAACCACTCAAAGTCACCTTGCCCCTACAAGTCTGGGGGAATCTTCCCCTGAAACAATTTATTAACCCCTAAGACAGTCCTCCCTAGTCCTGGCCCATTGTGGGTATCAGGATTCTGCAGGTTACTCTCAAAGCAAGAAGGTAATGGGGCAAGGGCAGGTCAGACTGGGTGactaaaggaaagagaaatcctCTGCTCCTTGGTGAGCTGTGGTGAGGGCAGCAGAGAAGAGTCTGAGGTCCAAGTGGACCCCAAGTCTGAATGTGACCCAACCACGGAATGCCTGTGCTGAGGTGAGGCTGATCCAGGGGGATAGGCAGCAAGTAGCACACTGCTTTGAGTTGATTGTCCTGCCCTGGACAAAGGAGCTTTGTGCCTAGAGCTATAGGACCTCACAGCTAATGAGCACTGAAGGGAACCTGAGTGGTGAAGGGGTCAGCCTGGGCAGTTGTtgaggagggcagaggggtggAGTAGTGATGTGGCAAGATTGACACCTTTGAACTCACCAAAAAGCCCATCCTCCCTGTACTTCTGGGAGATGTGGCTGTTAATATTACGTATTATCGTTAATAGTAACTAccacttattgagcatctactgtgtgctaGACCTGGCACTTAGTTATTTACATGGATTAGCTCATGTAGACATGATAAGAACCCTAAGGAGAAGTTTACTATTATTATCACCCCCATTTAACAGGTTAgaacactgaggctcaaagaggtaaaATCAGTTGTTGCAGGTGTGTAGTCTGGGCACAGCGCTTGTAAGTGACAAGGCAAGCCCAGTGCGACCTATACCACCTCCAGTTCTTTGCCTTCAGCCCTGACTCCTCTCTCcagccctcttccctcctctgatCTGGGCttgtggggagaagagagagagaggtccacAGATGTGTGTTTcacttttcctttccctctgctgATGCCCACTGGCCCTCACGCCCATTTCTTGTTGCAGGAAGGTGAACAAGTGCTACCGGGGACGCTCCTGCCCCATCATTGTGCACTGCAGGTGcgtggagaggggctgtgggatgGGGACGGACGGGGACAAGACGGTTCGACACAGCCCAGAGGGCCCTGAGGTGGAGCATTCCTGAAACTCGCCCCTCTGGGCCTACACCCTACCCTGTGCACATCTCCATGCACACTACCTGCCTGTCCCCTTGATGCCTGCTGGCAGTCTACAGCCCGTGGGCTATATTCAGCATACCATGTTTTTTAATGGcccatgagctaagaatggtGTTCTCATGTTTTAATGGTTaaaggggaaagaagaaaaatgagcaaCAGAGACTATACGTGACCCACAAAGGTAGAAATATATTCCATCTGGCCATTTACACAAAAACGGGCTGGAAACCCATCCCatttcctcctgcctcctccaccctaGGGTTGAGCCAGggctcctctttctttttttttctttaatatattttattgattttttacagagaggaagggagagggagagagagttggaaacatcaatgagagagaaacatccagcagctgcctcttgcacaccccctactggggatgtgcccgcaaccaatgtacatgcccttaactggaatcgaacctgggacccctcagtccacaggacgaagctctatccagtgagctGAACCGGTCAGGCCAAGTGACACCCCAGAGGTCACAGGCTTCCAACTCAGGGCCCAgttcccagggcccaggtgctgtAACCGTTCCCTCAGCCTGAGCTCACTGACACCCTCTCCGAGCCAGTTCTAATGGCTCCACCAGtgtcctcccaccccaggccttcatatctcccccacccctccccctatCTGCTGGGTCCTGCACTGAGCTGAGGCTGTGGCCCTCTCCTGTTTCAGTGATGGTGCAGGGCGGACTGGCACCTACGTCCTCATCGACATGGTACTGAACCGCATGGCAAAAGGTGAGGACCTTCCCCACagggcctgcagcccagccccaggctttGTCCAAGCCTCCAAGCCTCCCACCCCAGGATGGCCCAGCTTTCTGGGTCCTGTCCTCCTCTGGACACCCGCTGAGCTgccctgtgccccctgcccccaggagtgAAGGAGATCGACATCGCCGCCACCCTGGAGCATGTCCGTGACCAGCGACCTGGCCTGGTTCGCTCTAAGGTGACTGTTCTTCCCTGCCCCAACCCTCACTGCCACCTTTCCCCAGGAAAaccagcagcagctgcctctcctgcctgcctccccgcctgctgtgtacaacccccccccccccccccccccccccgctcccaaGTGACCTCCCAGCTCCGGTTCCTAAAGGCTCCTTGAGGCCGGAGCAGAGACCAGGCCTTCCCGTGaccctcctcccactgcccttcccAGGACCAGTTTGAATTTGCCCTGACAGCTGTGGCGGAAGAGGTGAATGCCATTCTCAAGGCCCTGCCCCAGTGAGCCCGCGGGGGGCCCCCAGTGGGCAGCCAGGCTCCGTCCCTTCTATGCCTGTGTGAGCATCTATCTGTGTACCCACTCCTCATTCCCCACCCGCACCTTGGTCCCTCCTGGGCAAGGCCCTTCCAAGAGGAGTgttgggaaggtaggggaaggtaggggaagggggaaggggcaggcCTGCTCTGCCTCACACACGTGGAGCCCCAGGGGTCCCATGGGGGAGCTGGCAGCCAGCCAGGAGGAGCGTTGTGGGCAGTCGCTGCACCCAGAGCCTCCTCCTGCCTGATTTCCCTGGCCCACCTCTCACTCTCCTGGATGCTCCTAACATGTCTGTAGGGACACCCCCATTTCCCACCTTCCAGTGTGGACAGAACAGGGTGGAAGGGCCACCATACCCAGCTTCCCCGGCTTCTccagcccctgctgcctgctgTCCTGGCGCCCTGACCCACATTctggcccctccccttcctgccctcaccctcagagCTCCTCTCCCAACACCCTGCCTTTGGTCACGTGCTGCTCAACTTTCTCCCTCTGGCACAGAACGTTTCTAGAAAAATCTACTTTTGTATCATTGTGAATAAAGTTAGTGTGTTGTGTGTGCAGCTGCAACCTGGACTCCCACGCACTCCTGTCTGCTCTGCTTCCAGACCGGGTCTGGAGCCAGCCTGCGGTCCTCGGGAGAGGCGCAGCCTCTCCAGGGTTCGAATGGGAGCTAATAACCAGGCCTCCTGGGTGCCGGGCAGTCTCCCAGGTGCCTCCATGCTTGGAGTTGGTGGAGttaggattcgaacccaggcatGCCAAACCTCTTTGATGCCTCTCCTCTCAGTTCTCAGGCAGCTGCTTTGTGCCCTCGGGCCTCAGGAACGATGTATGTTGTGCAGGATTGAGGTTAAGATTAAACAAACTGCCTGCCACACCGTAGGCAAAATTAGCTAAACTCAGGTAGACGAAGGCTGTGAGATGTCACGACAGACAGACGGTCGCCCGGTGGCAAGGGGCGCCTCTTCCCTATGCCCTTGCTCCCAGAACTGTCCTTCCTGTGTGGTCCCGGACGCGCCCTCCCTTGTGTATCATGAGCATCCTTGGACAAAGGTGGTGGACACAGAGATGAGACAAAATGAACCTTGGGCCTGGAGCTACTTGGGAGTCACGGCCACTTCACCTTGCCAAGGCTCAGTCCCCTCACCTGGAAAACAGGGCAAGTGCCACCTGCCCCTTGCAGGGAGCGAAGGGACCAGCGATGAGACCCCTGGTCCTCCTAAGCCTCACCTGGGCTCG
This Eptesicus fuscus isolate TK198812 chromosome 11, DD_ASM_mEF_20220401, whole genome shotgun sequence DNA region includes the following protein-coding sequences:
- the PTPRN gene encoding receptor-type tyrosine-protein phosphatase-like N isoform X1, with the translated sequence MRRPRRPGGPGGSGGLRVLLCLLLLSCRPGGCSAISAHGCLFDRRLCSHLEVCIQDGLFGQCQVGVGQARPLLQVTSPVLQRLQGVLRQLMSQGLSWHDDLTQYVISQEMERIPRLRPPEPHPRDRSGLVPRRPGPAEELLLQGMPTGPAPAAPHRLLRPPAGGDGAGAGSSLSPLQAELLPPLLENLLLSPQPPHPALSYEATLLQPYLFHQFGSRDGSRGSESSPGMVSVGPLSKAEPPALFSRTAPKGMFGAHSGHSYGDPPGPSPAQLFQESGLLYLAQELPVPSRARAPNLPAQGASSQAEDSSEGYEEEGLEGLGEKTPSPAEQPDVTLQRLAAVLAGYRVELRQLTPEQLSTLSTLLQLLPKGAGRNLGGIVNIGADIKKTMEEQVQGGDAAEPAPPTPSLPGYPTAHPISDKAQQVLSSEPPKAAGPPAMPVLMEKKSPLGQSQPTVAGQPSARPSAEEYGYIVTDQKPLSLAVGVKLLEILAEHVHMSSGSFINISVVGPALTFRIRHNEQNLSLADVTQQAGLVKSELEAQTGLQILQTGVGQREEAAAALPRQARSTSPMRSVLLTLVALVGVAGLLVALAVALCVRQHARKRDKERLAALGPEGAHGDTTFEYQDLCRQHMATKSLFNRAEGPPEPSRVSSVSSQFSDAAQASPSSHSSTPSWCEEPAQANMDISTGHMILAYMEDHLRNRDRLAQEWQALCAYQAEPNTCATAQGEGNIKKNRHPDFLPYDHARIKLKVESSPSRSDYINASPIIEHDPRMPAYIATQGPLSHTIADFWQMVWESGCTVIVMLTPLVEDGVKQCDRYWPDEGSSLYHIYEVNLVSEHIWCEDFLVRSFYLKNVQTQETRTLTQFHFLSWPAEGTPASTRPLLDFRRKVNKCYRGRSCPIIVHCSDGAGRTGTYVLIDMVLNRMAKGVKEIDIAATLEHVRDQRPGLVRSKDQFEFALTAVAEEVNAILKALPQ
- the PTPRN gene encoding receptor-type tyrosine-protein phosphatase-like N isoform X2, whose protein sequence is MRRPRRPGGPGGSGGLRVLLCLLLLSCRPGGCSAISAHGCLFDRRLCSHLEVCIQDGLFGQCQVGVGQARPLLQVTSPVLQRLQGVLRQLMSQGLSWHDDLTQYVISQEMERIPRLRPPEPHPRDRSGLVPRRPGPAEELLLQGMPTGPAPAAPHRLLRPPAGGDGAGAGSSLSPLQAELLPPLLENLLLSPQPPHPALSYEATLLQPYLFHQFGSRDGSRGSESSPGMVSVGPLSKAEPPALFSRTAPKGMFGAHSGHSYGDPPGPSPAQLFQESGLLYLAQELPVPSRARAPNLPAQGASSQAEDSSEGYEEEGLEGLGEKTPSPAEQPDVTLQRLAAVLAGYRVELRQLTPEQLSTLSTLLQLLPKGAGRNLGGIVNIGADIKKTMEEQVQGGDAAEPAPPTPSLPGYPTAHPISDKAQQVLSSEPPKAAGPPAMPVLMEKKSPLGQSQPTVAGQPSARPSAEEYGYIVTDQNVVGPALTFRIRHNEQNLSLADVTQQAGLVKSELEAQTGLQILQTGVGQREEAAAALPRQARSTSPMRSVLLTLVALVGVAGLLVALAVALCVRQHARKRDKERLAALGPEGAHGDTTFEYQDLCRQHMATKSLFNRAEGPPEPSRVSSVSSQFSDAAQASPSSHSSTPSWCEEPAQANMDISTGHMILAYMEDHLRNRDRLAQEWQALCAYQAEPNTCATAQGEGNIKKNRHPDFLPYDHARIKLKVESSPSRSDYINASPIIEHDPRMPAYIATQGPLSHTIADFWQMVWESGCTVIVMLTPLVEDGVKQCDRYWPDEGSSLYHIYEVNLVSEHIWCEDFLVRSFYLKNVQTQETRTLTQFHFLSWPAEGTPASTRPLLDFRRKVNKCYRGRSCPIIVHCSDGAGRTGTYVLIDMVLNRMAKGVKEIDIAATLEHVRDQRPGLVRSKDQFEFALTAVAEEVNAILKALPQ